TTGCAGACGTTTTGGCCCGTAATTGGATAAGCCTACAGCTTTGACTAATCCTTGCTCATAAAGGTCAGCCAGTCCATCTAACAGCCTTTCCTCTTGCCAAGGCGCATAATTTGCCGTAGACCAATGCATCTGCACTAAATCTATATTTCTGCCTAAGCGTTGGGCAGAAGCTTTACCAGCTTGTACCATTGATTGACGCGTCCATCTCCAAGGGTAAGCAGCTAGCTTAGTGGCGATGCAAATTTTTTCTGCATTGATACCTTGATATTCGCGCGCAAATTTTCCCAGAAGTATCTCGCTGCGTCCCTTTAATTTGCCAGTACCGTAAGAATCGCCTGTGTCAAATAACGTCACACCGTTGCTGACACAAAGATTAAAGACAGCTTGCAACTCCTCATCCATACTGCGATCGTATCCCCAAAGCAACTGGTTTCCCCATGCCCAAGTTCCACAACCCATAGTTGGGAGCGATAATTCCTGGCTAATCTGCATATTTATCCCTGAAAACAAGGTTTCTCAAAGTTTATTATCAGATAATTTCTGGGAACTATCGTTAGCAGTTGAGATAGCAATGAGATGTCAAAGACTGTACTTCAGTGAATTGTTAGTGTTTGAATTTATCCTTCCAGTACTTAGTTCGCTTCTGTTGAGAGAAACCCTTGCCCTTGCAGATATTCACACTGATACTATTTTGGGGAGCGAATCATCAGTATTAAAACCAGGGGTTGAAATGCAAGCAGCAACCGGAGATATTATCCTGGGATTGTTGAGATTTTAGCCCCTTGCACCTGTAACATAGGCAGCCGTTAGCGGATGCTGGGGAGATTCAAAAATTTGGGCTACTGTCCCCGTTTCAATTAGTTGACCAACGCCATCTTGAACCCAAAACAGAGCTACACGATCGGCAATGCGCTTGGCTTGTGCAAGATTATGAGTGACAATCAGCAATGTATAACGTCCCCGCAGGCTGGTAATTAAATCTTCAACTACACCACTGGAAATTGGGTCTAAGGCGCTACAAGGTTCATCCAATAGTAAAATTTCTGGTTGCAAACCTAAAGCTCTTGCTATGCACAAACGTTGCTGTTGTCCGCCGGAAAGCGCTAAAGCTGATGTATGCAATCGGTCTTTGACTTCATCCCATAATCCTACATCGGTGAGAGTTGTCTCAACGATCGCATCAATTGTTTCGCGGTTTTTAATCCCGTGTTCTCGCAACGGTAATTCTAAATTCTTCCAAATAGATAAAGGAAAAGGATTCGGTTTTTGGAAGATCGTGCCAACTTTACGCCGCAGTGCGATCGCATCTATTTTGGTATTGAGTACATCAAAAGCACCTATTTGAATTCGCCCCTTTACCCGACAGTGAGGAATCAAATCAGTTAAGCGATTCAGACAACTGAGAAAGCTAGTTTTTCCACAACCTGAAGGGCCAACTAAAGCAGCAATTTCACCTGCATTGATGCTGAGATTGACGTTTGCAAAGGCCGTTTTTTGCCCGTATTGTAAGGTCAAGTTCTCAGTTTGAATCAATGGTTGAAATGTTTCTTCTGGCTGTGTCATCAGTTAATAATTCTCCTGTGCAACCAAGTTTCGGCAATCCATGCGGCTGTGCCATTAATTAACAGCAGCAATAAAAGTAAAATTAATGCTGAAGCGTAAGCACTGCTATCTCCGCCAGAGATATTCATTGATAAATCAAAAATATGAATCGAAAGTGCGCGTCCAGAATCTAGCAATGATTCTGGCATTCTATCTACATAACCACTAGTAAAAATTAAAGCAGCAGTTTCTGCGATCGCTCTTCCTATCCCCAGCACCAAACCCACAATTAAACCAGGTATAGCAGCGGGTAATAATATTTCCCATAAAGTCGTGGTACGAGAAAAACCCAAAGATGCTGCGCCCAATCTATACTCTTGGGGCACAGCACGAAATCCTTCTTCTGTGGAGCGAATGAGGATTGGTAACACCATACACGCTAATGTTAACCCTCCCGCAAGGATAGAAAATCCCAAGCCTAGAATTTGGCAAAAGAAGACGTTACCAAATAACCCAAAGACGATTGAAGGAACACCAGCTAAAACATCTAAACTGCGCCGCACTAATCCACCAAAGATACTATCAGTTGGAGTAAATTCTGCCAGCAAAATTGCTGTACCCACACCAATAGGGATAGAAACTGCCATGCATACTGCCATAATCATCAGGGTGGAAACCAAAATCGGCGCAATTCCCCCTTCTCTACCAGCATTTACAGGTTCAGTGGTGATAAATTGCCAAGATAAGTGACCAATTCCATGCCAGAAAATATCATTCAGTATCCACAAGAATATGGCAGTTACCAAAACAGCAGTTAGCCAAATAATAGTTATTGGTAGCCAATCTTGAGGAAGTTTCAGAGTTTTAATTTGAGCTTTAAGATTTTGCATTGGTAGAGTCAACAGTCAAGGATCAATGGTTATTAGTTATTTCTCCCCACACTCCCTTGTCCCGCATCTTCCTTCCCTTCACTCATAAATCTTTCCCTGACTGATAACTTCAGCAACAGCAACCAAAAATACAATCAGCCCCATCAAAACTAAACCGCTAACAAAGAGTGCAGAACGGTGATCTCCTGTGGCGTATGCCATTTCTAAGGCAATGTTAGCTGTAAGGGTACGAATCGGGTCAAACAGAGATTTAGGAATTTGTACTACATTACCGCACACCATCAAAATTGCCATTGTTTCGCCAATTGCACGACCTGTTTCTAAAATCATTCCTGTGAATAATCCCGATTTGGCAGCCGGAAATATGACATTACTGATAGTCGCCCAGCGAGATAATCCTAAAGCTGCGGCTCCCTGATGGTAAGATAAGGGGACTTTCGCCAAACTGGCATCGGCTACCAATGCGATTGTCGGTAAAATCATGATTGTGAGTATGGCTATCCCAGCTAATAGGCTAGGCCCTGGTGGATGCAATTTCCCAATTAAGGGAACTAATACTACTAATCCCCAAAAGCCATAGACTACAGAAGGAATTCCTGCTAGTAATTCAATTAAGCGGCGGTAGATTTTAGCTAATGTCGGTGGGGCGTAAAATTGACAAAAGACTGCGGAGAGAATGCCGATAGGAGTAGCAATTAGTACTGAACCAAACATTGCTAGCAGTGTTCCCCACAACATCGGTATCAGGTTATAAAATCCAGCAGTTGGGTTCCACGAGGAGTCGCTAAAAAAGCGAGTAATACCAACGTGTTGAAGAACTGGTAGAGATTCAACAATCAAAAAGAAAATAATTAAAAGTGCGATCGCACCTGCCATCAATCCTGATACCCGCAGTATCCAAATTAACCACAGGTCGCTATTTCGAGACGAGGACAAAGTTTTGCTGTTTAACAATGTCGCTTACCTGTTGTGATTGTGCATAATCAATGAATTCTTTTGCTAGCCCTTGGGGTTGGGTTTTTGTTACCAAGTTCAACGGACGAGCAATGGGAAAGGTATTATTCTGTACATTGGCAGTTGTTGCAGCTATACCGTTGACTGGTAACAGCTTGATAGGTACTTTATTGGCCTCGCTATTTTCTGCCGAACCGATAGAAACATAGCCAATAGCGTTGGGGTTTCCGGCTACAGTCTTGATTCCTTGCTCGTTATCACCAATTACCACTTGCGCTTTAATATCGGTGTTTTTTAGCTTGAAGTAGTGGGTAAACAATTCCAGAGTAGAACGCCCTTCAGCTTTATTCACAACGGTAATAGTTCCGGTTTTACCTCCCACCTGCTGCCAGTTGGTGACTTTGCCAGTATAGATATCTACAACCTGCTTATCTGTTAGAGATTTCACGGGATTATCTTTATGCAGAATCACCGTAACTCCATCACGGGCAATTGTGAATGCCTTTAAATCTTTTTCGTCCGGCTTCAAGGCACGAGAAACCATACCAACATCTGCTACGCCCTGACGAGCATCAGTAATACCACGGGAAGAGCCTCCCGATTGTACATCAATTCGTACACCTGGATGACTAGATTCAAAGCGTTTACCAATTTCTGCTGCTAATGGTGCCACAGTACTGGAGCCAGTTAGTACTAGTTTGGTTTGAGGCTTGCTGACATTGTTATTTGTAGTTTGCTGAGGTGAAGAACAACCTTGTAAATACAAGCAAGTTGCCAATCCCATAGCTAAACTAACGATAATTGCTGAACTTTTCATTAACTTTTTAATTAAAAGAGAGGACACAACAGCCAAGGTTCAGCGCACTACCCGTAGTGACTTCCACTTCCGGAGCTAGACGGTAGAGAAATGCTTTACCATTGCGTTCCCGAACTACAAATTTTGCCCGACGCAGAACTTGTAAATGATGAGAAAGCAGACTTTGTTCTAAACCGAGAATCTTGTTCATCTCCCCTACCTGCATAGGACTATGCATGAGGATTTTTAACACGGCTAGACGGGTTTCATCTGCCAAGACTTTCAGCCTCTCTACGCAGTCAAACTCCTGTATTCTGCTCATGACTCCTCTGATGAAGATTTATCTGTGTAGGTATTAATTATCATTCATATGAAATTTCATTTATCAATTAAGCGTTCCGATCGTTACACTTGTTGACTCGGCTTAAACTTTTTGTAACCAAAGCTTAATCTCGATCTGCATAAGTGGGGAAAACGCCGCTACGAATCCGTGCTATGGGAAGATTTCGCTATCTCCCATTCTGTTTCATGCTGCTCATACTCAGTTGCAGTCTGTTGTAGTACCTCAGAATTAATGAGATTGCTTTCCTCAACTGCGTTCCGGTCGCAATGACAGAGACTATCTTTAATTGAAATTTGGTATCAGAATGCGATGCCTACGGCAACCGCTGCGGGGAACGCAATTTTTTGTCACAATAAAAGTTAACTTTTAGACCAGTTGAAGTTATCGTGGTAGCGAATAATTCAAAAGTACCCGTTGCTCAAAACTAGTAATATGAGGCTATGCCACTCCTCAGTCCCTATCTTGACCTGTTTTATCTGTCTGGGTTTGTACCAGAGTCCTGCGAAACCAGCGATACCCGATCTCAACCCAAAATTTTTCATCTTGGCACAAGCCAGTACTACTCTCAGACCAGGTAGTACAGGAGCAGATGTACAAACTCTGCAAACCCAATTAAAACAGTTGGGATATTTTAATGGTGTGGTTGATGGGGAATACAAAGAAACTACGCAAACAGCTGTAGCTAAATTTCAAAAAGCTCAGGGTTTGCTAGCAGACGGTATTGTTGGCAGCACGACGCAAGAAAGCCTGCAAGCAGCCATTGCCGCAAAAAAAACATTTACTACTGCTGCTGTACCTACTACCAAACCCAGTATAAAAACCAAATCAACCAAACAGAGTATCCTTTGGTGGTCACTATTGGGATTGGGAATTTTAGGAAGTATTGGCGCAGTCATTTACTGTATTAGATGGTTCGGTCAGTCCAAGCGATCGCAATATGTAGAAAATTTAGATAGTGACATCGAGACTGAAGCCAAGCCAGACTCCATCGCACTATCATTACCAGAGTCAAACGCTAACCCAGATGTGACGAATTCCCCACCAGTCACACCATCTGTTACTCCCAAACTGTTACCACCAGAAAAAACTTCCCGTCTGGCGAAAGTCAATATAGTTGACGAATTGATTAAAGACTTATCCAGTTCCGATCCTACGAAACGACACAAGGCTATTTGGGATTTAGGTCAACAAGGAGATTCGCGGGCAATTCAGCCTTTAGTAGAACTGATGATGAATGCAGATTCTCAAGAACACAGCTTGATTTTGGCAGCTTTAGGTGAAATCAGCATCCGCACCTTAAAACCAATGAACCGTGCTTTAGCAATCTCCATTCAAAATGAAAGCCCAAAGGTAAGGCAAAATGCCATCCGCGACCTAACTCGCGTTTACGATATGATGTCCCAAATTAGCCAGATGCTACGCCACGCCTTAGAAGACCCAGATCCAGAAGTGCAGTCAACAGCCAGGTATGCTCTAAATCAGATTAATCGCATCCGCGTAGTATCACAGCCAGAGAGTCTGCCCAAAGAAGGGCAGGGGAGCAGGGAGCAGGGGGATGAGGGAGGACAAGGGAGACAAGGGAGACAAGGGAGAAATAATAATTGACTCTTGACTCATAAATATTTCAAATGTATTTGGATGCTAGTATTTGGGCCTGCCAAGATAATTGCAGCATCGCCAAATTTGGGCGCACTAGTGCGAACTTCAGGATTTTTGGAAAACCCAAAGCCTTCAGTGGGCATACCTAGACTATTGCGATTGAGTTTTAAGTCTTCATTAACATCGTGCATGGCAGCAACAGCATAACTACCTGCTGGCAAATTTTCAAAGGTGAGCTTTACAGGAATGTCAGTAATCTTGGTACACTGCCTTTGGATGACGCGATCGCGATTGTTGGGAAAACCTTGGCTCTTATCAAAGATACTCGCACAGACTTGCCCTTGTTTATTTTTGAATCCATCAATTTCTACAGTGAGGCTGCCATTAAAATTTGCCTTGGCGCTGGAGAACCATACCAAATTTCCTACAGATACTAGTAGTAGTAAACTAACTTTCATTCTTTGGCGCATAAAATTTCCATTGAATATAAAAATAAACAAAAGCTCGATCCTTACATTACATTGTTAGCACCTTAAAGGCAGTAATTTTTATTACTAGTAGATAATTTATGCAACCTAAAATCTTACCCCTACCTCTCAAGCCTGGCGATTTACTGCGAGTAATTGCTCCTAGTGGTGCTTTGCGAGAATTTGAGACTTTCTACCAGAGTATAGAAATTTGGCGATCGCGCGGCTACAAAGTAGAAATTCCGCCCGCCATCAATGAGAAATGGGGATATCTAGCTGGGAAAGATGAAAATCGTCGCCAACAGCTGGCAGCCGCATGGCAAGATCCAAATTGCCGGGGTATCCTCTGTGCTAGAGGCGGTTTCGGTAGCACCCGCGTTCTCGAAGATTGGCATTGGCAAACTGAACTATCGCAAACTGGTAATCCCAAATGGCTCATAGGTTTTTCAGATATTACTGCGCTGTTGTGGAGTCTTTACAATGTAGGGATTTCTAGCGTTCACGGCCCTGTGTTAACTACACTTGCTAATGAGCCAGATTGGTCGCGTGAGCGATTGTTTAATTGGGTTGAAGGTCGCTCTATTGATGCTTTAAAAGGTAATGGTTGGGGTGGTGGTGTGGCTACGGGAATTTTATTACCAGGCAATCTTACAGTGGCAACTCATCTTTTAGGTACGCTTTTTAAACCTGATTTTGCTGGGGTAATTTTGGCATTTGAGGATGTGTCAGAAGCACCATACCGCATTGACAGAATGCTAACTCAGTGGCGGCTAAGTGGAGATTTGTCCCAAGTCAAGGGGATTGCTTTAGGGGGTTTTACTGGATGTGAAGCACCACCAAATGTCCCTAGTTTTAGGGTAGAAGAAGTTTTGCGCGATCGCTTAGGTGATTTGGGTATTCCCGTAGTTGCTGAACTACCTTTTGGTCACGATAGTTGCAATGCAGCTTTACCCGTAGGTGTAGAGGTAACTTTAGATGCAGACCAGGGAACATTACAGATTGTATGAATTCGGATAAGTAAGTCGGTGCAAATAATCATCACTTGTTTGTAGTCGCGCTTTAGCGCTAAAGCGCGACTACGAGCCAAATACAGAGATTTTACTTTTCTTTACATAATTTATTTTTTCTCACCGACTTACTTAATATCGTTATTTACAATATCTGCTATCTGTAATTTTTAATGCTAAGGTAATGTAAGTTGTCAGTGCTTCTACCCTCTAATGTTTCGGTTATTTGATACAAGCCAGCGGTACCTTTATCTCTGGCTTTACCTAAAGATTAGTAGTAACCACTTCAATTACTCCCTTATCCCCTTTCAGCATTGTGCTGGTTAGGGGCTTTTTCATCACAAAAGCCAGACCTTTATAGCAAGTTATGGAAAAGTCAGAACTTTTACTAAAAATCAGATGACGTATTCAAATTTATTTAATACAATTGTACTATCAGAACGCCTTTGGTTCACCTTCCCCACTTATCATGTGGGGATTTTGTTTTAGATATGTACGCAAAGCGTCAAAATTCAAAGCTACTGATCTGGATGTAGAAACTATAGCAACAGCGTAATAGGTTTGGGTATTTCATTTACTACTTTTGATAGATCTGAAAGTTAAAAGTAACTTTCTTTTGGTAGAACAAATAATACTAGTATTGCCCGCATAATAATTTTGTGTGTAATACATCATCTTAGGGCTTGAGGTCACTTCAAAAACTCCTTGGAGTGACATTTTCATTTAGGGCAGTTTGTGAAATTTTACTCTACTAAAAAACTTTTTCTCAGATTCACTTGGATCTCCAATATTTAGAAATAAGATTCAGAATTATACTCAGCATTATTAATATATAACTACCAAAAATAGCTACACTTAAAGTTATAAATGTAGGTACGTTCAATGCTTTGACTAAAGATTCGAGCCAAATTGCTGCTGCAATACTAAAAATTAGACTAGCTATAAAAGCTATGAAGTTCCAAATCAAAGCATTTTCCTAAGGGTATTAGTTGCAAGCTTAATTTACTAATAAAAGATAAAGTTAGATAATGACTGTAATCAGCGTTACCTAATAACTTAATGATAAATTTATTTAGATTGGTTTTAGATTTTTATCTTAGCGGGCTAACAAATTGAACTAAAAACACCTATGAGCTATAGCATTCATAAATGAGTTATGATTAAAGAAGTTGGGTATCTGAGCCTCTCGATGTTTGCATATAGTTCTTGTTATGAAATTTAGTTAATACTCACCTAAAACTGAAGTTCAAAGGCGGGTTGAGAAGTTACGATTGCATATCACAAATAACTTGCCAAAGATAATATCAAATGCGATCTTACAGTGGCATTAACGCCACTGTAATATTTTATTAAACCGATGTACGAATCACTTCACTAATGGTTTTACCAACCAATTGATTATCCCAATAGCTTCCATGTGCTTCGCCACCCCATAACAATGGAATTAATTTTTGGTTAAAAGGACGGTTGAAGATATTACCTTGGTCGGTAATAACATCTTGTAGATCTACATAGCTGGTGCTGCTATCGAAAAGCATCTGCTTTAATCCTTCCAGCGGGTAAGCTATCGGATCGCCAGGATGAGCGAAATTCCGCCAAGGAAGTGGCTTTTGTCTTAATGTATGTAACTTTTGCAAAAAATTGCTGAGTTCGGGAGTGAGATCGTGGGTACTGACTCCGTTGATGTTGCCGCTAATATTCAGCAAACTAAACAGTGCTAATGGTGAACCCATAGTTTGGATACTAGCTATAGGAATTCCCGTCTGAGGATTGGGATCGATGCCAAAAAGAGTATTACGGAGTTGTTTGACACTTTCACGAACGCTAGCATCCAGTATCGGATCTTCCCAGCGACGAGCGAAGAGAATGTCAAATAGAATGACAGTACCCCAACTATGGGTAATTATATGTAGGCGATCGCTAGTATTACCACCTTTTAACGTACCCAAAGCCTTCTCTTGAAATCGTTGTACCACCTGTGTGCCAACGTGACGACTCAAGTAAAGCGCTGCATCGCCTACAAATTCAAGAATTTGTTCTGTCCGAAAATCTCTAAACCAAAAATCGTTCCACTTGGGTGATGCTTTTAACCCTGCGACTAATTCCCTTTGTGCTGCTAAGTTGAGATCTCCCCAGAAAAAGAAAATTGGCGTCACAACTCTAGACTTATCGGCGATCGAATCTCGAATGCGATTCAGCAAGATATTAGATAACCTCTCAAATTCCTTTTGGTCGTGAACTTTGACTCCATGAACAAAGAGAACGTAATCGGTAGGCATCTCAGTACCTCTGTAAATGACATCACATATAGAATCCAATGCGTTAGCTAAATAATTCCGACGCGATCGCAAATTATCACAAAATTAAAATGGTGTATCGGGCATTTGTCATTTGTCCTTTGTCAATAGCGCAAAGTCCAGAGTCAAGGGTCAATGGTTAGTTATCTCTCCCCACACTTCCCACACTCCCCACACTCCTATCCCGCGAAGCCCCTATGGTGCAATTCGCCAAACTTTAATTGACTTGTCACCGCTACCACTAATGAGGGTTTTTCCATCTTTGCTAAAAGCTAAAGCATAAATCCCACCACCATGACCGCTTAACTTATTAACTAATTTTCCAGTTTTTAAGTTAAATAATTGAATATCGCGTCCTAAACTACCAATAGCGAAAGTATTACCATCGG
The genomic region above belongs to Calothrix sp. NIES-2098 and contains:
- a CDS encoding aldo/keto reductase; translated protein: MQISQELSLPTMGCGTWAWGNQLLWGYDRSMDEELQAVFNLCVSNGVTLFDTGDSYGTGKLKGRSEILLGKFAREYQGINAEKICIATKLAAYPWRWTRQSMVQAGKASAQRLGRNIDLVQMHWSTANYAPWQEERLLDGLADLYEQGLVKAVGLSNYGPKRLQRVYKKFSDRGVAIATLQVQYSLLSTYPVTQLGLKDVCDEMGIKLVAYSPLGLGLLTGKYSKTGPFPKGIRGLLFRQLLPGIDPLLACVREIAQSRNKTMSQVAINWCISKGTIPIPGAKNVKQGQENIGALGWYLDSGEIAALDQAADSLDKKMVQNIFQTK
- a CDS encoding ABC phosphate transport system ATP-binding protein translates to MTQPEETFQPLIQTENLTLQYGQKTAFANVNLSINAGEIAALVGPSGCGKTSFLSCLNRLTDLIPHCRVKGRIQIGAFDVLNTKIDAIALRRKVGTIFQKPNPFPLSIWKNLELPLREHGIKNRETIDAIVETTLTDVGLWDEVKDRLHTSALALSGGQQQRLCIARALGLQPEILLLDEPCSALDPISSGVVEDLITSLRGRYTLLIVTHNLAQAKRIADRVALFWVQDGVGQLIETGTVAQIFESPQHPLTAAYVTGARG
- the pstA gene encoding phosphate ABC transporter, permease protein PstA, with translation MQNLKAQIKTLKLPQDWLPITIIWLTAVLVTAIFLWILNDIFWHGIGHLSWQFITTEPVNAGREGGIAPILVSTLMIMAVCMAVSIPIGVGTAILLAEFTPTDSIFGGLVRRSLDVLAGVPSIVFGLFGNVFFCQILGLGFSILAGGLTLACMVLPILIRSTEEGFRAVPQEYRLGAASLGFSRTTTLWEILLPAAIPGLIVGLVLGIGRAIAETAALIFTSGYVDRMPESLLDSGRALSIHIFDLSMNISGGDSSAYASALILLLLLLLINGTAAWIAETWLHRRIIN
- the pstC gene encoding phosphate ABC transporter, permease protein PstC gives rise to the protein MLNSKTLSSSRNSDLWLIWILRVSGLMAGAIALLIIFFLIVESLPVLQHVGITRFFSDSSWNPTAGFYNLIPMLWGTLLAMFGSVLIATPIGILSAVFCQFYAPPTLAKIYRRLIELLAGIPSVVYGFWGLVVLVPLIGKLHPPGPSLLAGIAILTIMILPTIALVADASLAKVPLSYHQGAAALGLSRWATISNVIFPAAKSGLFTGMILETGRAIGETMAILMVCGNVVQIPKSLFDPIRTLTANIALEMAYATGDHRSALFVSGLVLMGLIVFLVAVAEVISQGKIYE
- a CDS encoding putative phosphate ABC transporter, phosphate-binding protein, with product MKSSAIIVSLAMGLATCLYLQGCSSPQQTTNNNVSKPQTKLVLTGSSTVAPLAAEIGKRFESSHPGVRIDVQSGGSSRGITDARQGVADVGMVSRALKPDEKDLKAFTIARDGVTVILHKDNPVKSLTDKQVVDIYTGKVTNWQQVGGKTGTITVVNKAEGRSTLELFTHYFKLKNTDIKAQVVIGDNEQGIKTVAGNPNAIGYVSIGSAENSEANKVPIKLLPVNGIAATTANVQNNTFPIARPLNLVTKTQPQGLAKEFIDYAQSQQVSDIVKQQNFVLVSK
- a CDS encoding ArsR family transcriptional regulator, encoding MSRIQEFDCVERLKVLADETRLAVLKILMHSPMQVGEMNKILGLEQSLLSHHLQVLRRAKFVVRERNGKAFLYRLAPEVEVTTGSALNLGCCVLSFN
- a CDS encoding peptidoglycan binding domain-containing protein; its protein translation is MRLCHSSVPILTCFICLGLYQSPAKPAIPDLNPKFFILAQASTTLRPGSTGADVQTLQTQLKQLGYFNGVVDGEYKETTQTAVAKFQKAQGLLADGIVGSTTQESLQAAIAAKKTFTTAAVPTTKPSIKTKSTKQSILWWSLLGLGILGSIGAVIYCIRWFGQSKRSQYVENLDSDIETEAKPDSIALSLPESNANPDVTNSPPVTPSVTPKLLPPEKTSRLAKVNIVDELIKDLSSSDPTKRHKAIWDLGQQGDSRAIQPLVELMMNADSQEHSLILAALGEISIRTLKPMNRALAISIQNESPKVRQNAIRDLTRVYDMMSQISQMLRHALEDPDPEVQSTARYALNQINRIRVVSQPESLPKEGQGSREQGDEGGQGRQGRQGRNNN